Part of the Methylomonas sp. AM2-LC genome, TGTTTGTCATTACCGTAAGCGACGCTAAACGGGATATGGAAACGTCGCGATGCGTCATTTAAGGTCCAATTGATCACTTTACCATTAACAAATTCAGAATTCGGCACCAAAATTTCCACCATATCCTGAGTAGTCAGTAGGGTACTGCGCACATTGATGGCACGTACTTCTCCGGTAATCCCGGTAGACAGTTCGACGAAATCGCCGATTCGCAAACTGCGCTCGAAAAGCACAATCAGTCCAGAAACAAAGTTGCTGAAGATAGCCTGCAAACCAAAGCCGATGCCCAAACTTAAACCGCCGGCTATCAAGGCAAAATTGCTGAGATCTACGCCGATACTGGAGAGTCCGATACTGATGCCCGCAATTAAGATCAGGTAATGCGTTAGTCTGCTTAGCGTATAGATAAACCCAATACTGCCGTGTCGCCACTCGCTAAAATGTCTTAAACCACGCCGCACAAAATGCGAAAGAGTCCAGGACATGCTGATGATAAACAGCAGTCTTACGATGCCCAGCGATGTCACGGGTGACTCACCAATTTTAAATAGACTGGTGCTTAAGTTATTGCCTAGCATTTTCCACGTCTGCGCAGAAAAAATTTTAATGTCCTCTAGTCCATTTTTCATTACACTTTGCTGACCAGTCAGTAGGGCTTTGGCTTTGTCTGCAATAAGATTGGCGTCACGAATTTCGCTATCCAGACGTTGTAGGGCAAGCAAGCTGACTTGCACTTCGTTCAGACGTTGCTGAGTGAGCTTAACGATCACATTGTTTTGTTTTACGTTAGCAATTAGCAGAGCAGCCAATGATTTGCTGGCTCGACTTTGTTCGCGTTCTGTTTCAGGGCGCCATACGCCCAGCCGAGCATTAATTTGGCTAATATTATCCCTATTGTCATGAAGCTCTGCACTGAGCGCTTGAGGTTCGACATTGTTTTTGGACACTAATAATTGTGCCAGCACCTGTTGAATTTTTTCACGGCTAAACACTGTATTGGCAATAGCCGCGCTAATGGTGGCATTTCTAATCCTTTGTTCAAAAAGTAGTTTATAGGCCTGTATTTCATCACCATTGCCTTTGCCCGTGTCACTAGCGGTTTCTAAGTGAATAAGAATGGCATGCGCGTTATTAAATTCTTGTTCTTTGCTGAATAGTTCTTTTTTGAGTTGTTGTAAATAGGTTGCGGATATAAACAACCGCTCCTCGGCTGTGGTCGCAGCTTGAGTGAGTTGCGCCAATTGCATGTTATTTGCTGCCAGTGCCTGTTTTTGCAGGCGCAACTGTTCGCCTTGTGTGGCAAACTTCGCCCAAGTCGCCATTAATACAATACCGGGTGTTAATTTGGTATCGGCTTGCTGATAGGCGGCAGTTTGTGAATCAAAACGCTGCTCAGTGGCCTTAATTTGGTTTTCATCTATCAGTAAATCTTCCTGAGCGGATTGTATTTCCATATCCAGGGTACGCTGCTGATGAACGATATCTAACCATTCTTCAATGGTATAGGTGTTTTGTAAGGTAATTTCCGCTGGCGTTTTCAGCGCAGTTTTGCTACGTACATCTAAGTAAGTAAGTAAATTCGTTTTAAGCCGATCAAGGTTTGCTTGCGTGTCTGCTTTGCCAGTTGCCAATAATTTTGGTTGAAGGCGCTTTAATTCTTGTGCAAATTGTTCGATACGATCTTTGAGCAATGCAGGGTCTGTTACAAAAAATAGCCACCAATTCGTGGCTAACTTTGCCGGATCAGGCAATTTCGGAACGCTTGTTGCCGCTTTATCGGACTGCAAAACCTGTTCGGTGCCGTTGTTGGCGACGGCTTGCGTAACTGAAATTGTAGTCGCATAAAGCCAGACTATAATGAAAAGTAGCTGTTTCATAGTCGGTCGGGTTTAACTAATCGGCGTTTATACAACGCTGCGGCATCGATGAATGCTATTACGCCAAGCGCAAAAATTAGAATAGAAACCATCAATCGCCAGACTTGGCCTTGAGTATGTGTAAGATTTACTGGTTGTGTGGCGCAAAGTCTCACGTAAATTTGTAAGACTTGGTTGCCAGTCTCAACTAATCCATGAATTGCTTGGCTCAGTGAAACACGATTGACAGCCCAGTTATTTGTAACGGCAAGCAGAATATCCTCCATTAACGCGGCATATACCCCTTGCTTTGTTGACACGTTTGCTATCATGTATGCTCCAATACTAATTAGCCTCCCTTCCTTTAGAAAGCCGCAATGTGTATCTTGCCATTATTTAGCTTTGCCGTCTGTTCGTTAGCCAGCATACTGTGATAGGGCTTAACGAGAGTAATAACATTGTTTGGGATTACTCGGCAAAAGCTTTCCAGGTATTATCCGTACAAGCGGAATTTTTGGTGAATTGTGGATTTGCAGGGTAAAAGTTGGACGAACTCGCGTAGCCACGATTAGCGTCAGCGTAATCGTGGGAATGTAAACTGCCCGAATATCCATTAGCCTTGCCCAACGGTAGCATTTATTTAACTCATCGCCACCAATAGCAATATTTAAGCTGTTACCCCAATAATTACGTAGGATTAGTTAAGCGTAACCGATTGTTAAAAAGTGCCTCTATGAATGGGAAGCTTTTCATTCCCACGATTACGCTGACGCTAATCGTAGCTACGCTGGTTTACTTCTATTAGATAGATAGCTTCTGTGTTGAGTTGGCGACAGGAAAACCAATGTTAGAAGCAATAAACCAGATTGTATAAGTTGATTTTTTTAGACATAGGATAGTTACAGCAAATCCGCTTCAATATATTGGGCTTTGCATTGCTTTACCCAATATATCATCTAGGGTGTCAGCACTGTATACAGCCGACACCCGTTACATACAGTCTACGCGTTTAAAACAGCCAAAGCCGCTGCGTAATCGGGCTCTTCGGTAATTTCTTGTACTAAATGTGAATAAATAACCTGATCATTTTCATCAATTACCAATACGGCTCGTGCTGTTAGTCCTGCCAGTATGCTATCCAGCAAATGTACACCATAGTCATGCGCAAAACTGGAGCGGAAGCTGGATAAAGCTTCTACGTGTTTAATACCTTCAATTTCGCAAAAGCGGGCTTGGGCAAAGGGCAGGTCGGCAGAGATGACCAGTACCACTGTATCGTGAATATGCGCGGCTTTTTCATTAAATTTGCGGGTAGAGGTGGCGCAAGTCGGTGTGTCCAGGCTGGGGACAATATTTAATACTTTGCGTTTGCCTGCATAAGCCTCTAAACCTACATCCTGCATTTTGCGATTAGTCAGTTTAAAGGCAGGTGCCTTGACGCCCACTGCGGGTAATTCACCCACCGTATTGATGGGTTTGCCTTGAAAGGTAATAGTGGCCATGCTTAGCTCCTGTCAGTTAATAAATGTCTGATTAATACCGATTAAAACTGGCGATAGTCGTTAAAAAATTGAGGGCTTACTAAGCACTCTTACGTTTTCTTCTGACTTTTCCGGTAGGTCACCAA contains:
- a CDS encoding mechanosensitive ion channel domain-containing protein translates to MKQLLFIIVWLYATTISVTQAVANNGTEQVLQSDKAATSVPKLPDPAKLATNWWLFFVTDPALLKDRIEQFAQELKRLQPKLLATGKADTQANLDRLKTNLLTYLDVRSKTALKTPAEITLQNTYTIEEWLDIVHQQRTLDMEIQSAQEDLLIDENQIKATEQRFDSQTAAYQQADTKLTPGIVLMATWAKFATQGEQLRLQKQALAANNMQLAQLTQAATTAEERLFISATYLQQLKKELFSKEQEFNNAHAILIHLETASDTGKGNGDEIQAYKLLFEQRIRNATISAAIANTVFSREKIQQVLAQLLVSKNNVEPQALSAELHDNRDNISQINARLGVWRPETEREQSRASKSLAALLIANVKQNNVIVKLTQQRLNEVQVSLLALQRLDSEIRDANLIADKAKALLTGQQSVMKNGLEDIKIFSAQTWKMLGNNLSTSLFKIGESPVTSLGIVRLLFIISMSWTLSHFVRRGLRHFSEWRHGSIGFIYTLSRLTHYLILIAGISIGLSSIGVDLSNFALIAGGLSLGIGFGLQAIFSNFVSGLIVLFERSLRIGDFVELSTGITGEVRAINVRSTLLTTQDMVEILVPNSEFVNGKVINWTLNDASRRFHIPFSVAYGNDKQYVREAALKAAAKSPHTLKDYKGREAEAWLIGFGDTSLNFELVVWLQPQAVKIPQQVRADYYWELETALTKQGIKLPATLAASILLPEVVPGLDVAGVK
- the tpx gene encoding thiol peroxidase, with amino-acid sequence MATITFQGKPINTVGELPAVGVKAPAFKLTNRKMQDVGLEAYAGKRKVLNIVPSLDTPTCATSTRKFNEKAAHIHDTVVLVISADLPFAQARFCEIEGIKHVEALSSFRSSFAHDYGVHLLDSILAGLTARAVLVIDENDQVIYSHLVQEITEEPDYAAALAVLNA